The following are from one region of the Minwuia thermotolerans genome:
- a CDS encoding UbiX family flavin prenyltransferase, whose translation MNAPVRLIVGMSGASGAVYGIRLLEALRGTPVESHLVMSRAAAMTIAYETDRTAEQVRRLADVAYPVGDIGAAIASGSYRTAGMVVAPCSIRTLSEVATCATSNLLTRAADVVLKERRRLVLLVRETPLHTGHLRMMAQASESGAIIMPPVPAFYAKPQSLDDMIDHTIGRVLDLFDIENALVKRWKDG comes from the coding sequence TTGAACGCGCCCGTTCGCCTCATCGTCGGCATGTCGGGCGCCTCGGGCGCGGTCTACGGCATCCGGCTGCTGGAGGCCCTGCGCGGGACGCCGGTCGAATCGCATCTGGTGATGAGCCGCGCGGCGGCCATGACCATCGCCTACGAGACCGACCGGACGGCCGAGCAGGTCCGCAGGCTGGCGGACGTCGCCTATCCGGTGGGCGATATCGGCGCCGCCATCGCCTCGGGCAGCTACCGCACCGCCGGCATGGTGGTGGCGCCCTGCTCGATCCGGACGTTGTCTGAAGTCGCGACCTGCGCCACCTCGAACCTGCTGACCCGCGCCGCCGACGTGGTGCTCAAGGAGCGCCGGCGGCTGGTGCTGCTGGTCCGGGAGACGCCGCTGCACACCGGACATCTCAGGATGATGGCCCAGGCCTCCGAATCCGGCGCCATCATCATGCCGCCCGTGCCCGCCTTCTATGCGAAGCCGCAGAGCCTGGACGACATGATCGATCACACGATCGGCCGGGTGCTCGACCTCTTCGACATCGAGAACGCGCTGGTGAAGCGCTGGAAGGACGGTTGA
- a CDS encoding FAD-binding oxidoreductase yields the protein MGLPAEKIAGVVEELKALLGDRVSTAAAVREHHGHDESYHHAALPDAVCFAHATEEVAEIVKICARHGAPIIPYGVGTSLEGHVIPADGGVTIDMSQMNEVLEVNAEDLDCTVQAGVTRKALNEYLRDTGLFFPIDPGADASIGGMTATRASGTNAVRYGTMRENVLALTVVMADGRIIKTNRRARKSAAGYDLTRLMVGSEGTLGIITEITLRLFGIPEAMSSAVVSFPDLEAAVNTVITTIQAGVPIARIELLDEVQMDAVNRYSGYDYPVQPTLFLEFHGSETGVKEQAETVGAICEDFGGADFQWTTRPEDRNRLWQARHDAAYAAKSLKKNASIWATDVCVPISRLAECILETKKDIVENELTAPIVGHVGDGNFHLAFVFEEGDEEGFRRAEQVNDRMVMRALAMGGTCTGEHGVGTGKMKFLVAEHGDAVAVMREIKKALDPQNIMNPGKIF from the coding sequence ATGGGCCTGCCGGCGGAGAAGATCGCGGGCGTCGTCGAGGAGCTGAAGGCGCTGCTGGGCGACCGGGTCAGCACCGCCGCGGCGGTGCGCGAGCATCATGGCCATGACGAGAGCTATCACCACGCCGCCCTCCCGGACGCCGTCTGCTTCGCGCATGCGACCGAGGAAGTCGCGGAGATCGTGAAGATCTGCGCCCGCCACGGCGCGCCGATCATTCCCTATGGCGTCGGCACCTCGCTGGAGGGCCACGTCATCCCCGCCGACGGCGGCGTCACCATCGACATGTCGCAGATGAATGAGGTCCTCGAGGTCAATGCCGAGGACCTGGACTGCACCGTGCAGGCGGGCGTCACCCGCAAGGCGCTGAACGAATACCTGCGCGACACCGGGCTGTTCTTCCCCATCGACCCGGGCGCCGACGCCTCGATCGGCGGCATGACCGCGACCCGGGCCTCGGGCACCAACGCCGTGCGCTACGGCACCATGCGCGAGAACGTGCTGGCGCTGACGGTGGTCATGGCCGACGGGAGGATCATCAAGACCAACCGCCGGGCGCGGAAGTCAGCCGCGGGCTACGACCTGACCCGGCTGATGGTCGGCTCCGAGGGCACGCTGGGCATCATCACGGAGATCACGCTCCGTCTCTTCGGCATTCCGGAGGCGATGAGTTCGGCGGTGGTTTCCTTCCCCGATCTCGAGGCCGCGGTGAACACGGTCATCACCACCATCCAGGCCGGCGTGCCGATCGCGCGCATCGAGCTGCTGGACGAGGTGCAGATGGACGCGGTCAACCGCTATTCCGGCTATGACTATCCGGTCCAGCCGACGCTGTTCCTGGAGTTCCACGGCTCGGAGACGGGCGTGAAGGAACAGGCCGAGACGGTCGGCGCGATCTGCGAGGATTTCGGCGGCGCCGATTTCCAGTGGACCACAAGGCCCGAGGACCGCAACCGCCTCTGGCAGGCGCGCCACGACGCCGCCTACGCTGCCAAGTCGCTGAAGAAGAACGCCTCCATCTGGGCGACGGACGTCTGCGTGCCGATCTCGCGCCTGGCCGAGTGCATCCTGGAGACCAAGAAGGACATCGTCGAGAACGAGCTCACCGCGCCCATCGTCGGCCATGTCGGCGACGGCAACTTCCACCTCGCCTTCGTCTTCGAGGAGGGCGACGAGGAAGGCTTCCGCCGCGCCGAGCAGGTCAACGACCGCATGGTCATGCGCGCGCTGGCCATGGGCGGCACCTGTACCGGCGAACACGGCGTCGGCACCGGCAAGATGAAGTTCCTGGTTGCCGAGCACGGCGACGCGGTGGCGGTGATGCGGGAGATCAAGAAGGCGCTCGACCCGCAGAACATCATGAACCCGGGCAAGATCTTCTAG
- a CDS encoding DUF2244 domain-containing protein: protein MNESAPEHDFVLRPHRSLGPRGFLVVMALIGGVSFTAGTIFMVKGAWPVMGFFGLDVLLVWFAFRMSYRAARQRERVVIDNGTLTVMRRRPDGRVQSWSFPSYWSRTDMETDTAGGRKLYVGSHGRRVRIGAFLPQTELVEFRHTLDDALQLSRAAKPFA from the coding sequence ATGAACGAGTCCGCCCCAGAACACGATTTCGTCCTGCGTCCGCACCGCTCGCTGGGCCCTCGGGGCTTCCTGGTGGTGATGGCCCTGATCGGCGGGGTGAGCTTCACCGCCGGCACGATCTTCATGGTCAAGGGCGCCTGGCCCGTGATGGGCTTCTTCGGTCTCGACGTGCTGCTGGTCTGGTTCGCCTTCCGCATGAGCTACCGCGCGGCGCGCCAGCGCGAGCGCGTGGTGATCGACAACGGCACGCTGACGGTGATGCGCCGCCGCCCCGACGGGCGGGTGCAGAGCTGGAGCTTCCCGTCCTACTGGTCCAGGACGGACATGGAGACCGACACCGCCGGCGGGCGGAAGCTCTATGTCGGCAGCCACGGCCGCCGGGTCCGGATCGGCGCCTTCCTCCCCCAGACCGAACTGGTCGAGTTCCGCCACACGCTGGACGACGCGCTGCAGCTCTCCCGCGCCGCGAAGCCCTTCGCCTGA
- a CDS encoding NADH:flavin oxidoreductase/NADH oxidase family protein, whose translation MNAVTLASPLTLPCGAVIKNRFGKAPLTEGLADPEHRATERHVRLYRRWAEGGAGLVVTGNVQVDRRYLERPGNVVIDGPQDAQALARLRAYAEAGTANGTQLWMQLNHPGRQTPRRVCEQPVAPSAVKLNLPESAFAPPRALTADEVDDVIARFAHAAKVAQDTGFSGVQVHAAHGYLLSQFLTPLVNRRTDRWGGSLENRARLLLEIVRAIRAACGPAFPIGAKLNSSDFQQGGFDNDECLQVVQWLEQAGLDHLEISGGNYEEPSMMGSKTSEGKSVAESTVKREAYFMEYAEQIRAVTKLPLMVTGGFRSRASMEQALASGALDMIGLGRPMCVETDAPDRLLAGAESVGAWEREIRPPKAGMGWFALNLIRHGDGLDPDTAMTGEEAIRAYVANEEATAQRMARPAA comes from the coding sequence ATGAACGCCGTCACGCTGGCCAGCCCGCTCACCCTGCCCTGCGGGGCCGTCATCAAGAACCGCTTCGGCAAGGCGCCGCTGACCGAGGGTCTGGCCGACCCCGAGCACCGCGCCACCGAGCGTCATGTCCGCCTCTACCGCCGCTGGGCCGAGGGCGGCGCGGGGCTGGTGGTCACCGGCAATGTCCAGGTCGACCGGCGCTATCTGGAGCGGCCGGGCAATGTGGTCATCGACGGCCCGCAGGACGCGCAGGCGCTGGCCCGGCTCCGCGCCTACGCCGAGGCGGGGACGGCCAACGGCACGCAGCTGTGGATGCAGCTCAACCATCCGGGCCGGCAGACGCCGCGCCGGGTCTGCGAGCAGCCGGTGGCGCCGTCCGCCGTGAAGCTGAACCTGCCCGAGAGCGCCTTCGCGCCGCCGCGCGCGCTGACCGCCGACGAGGTCGACGACGTCATCGCCCGCTTCGCCCATGCGGCGAAGGTGGCGCAGGACACGGGCTTTTCCGGCGTTCAGGTGCATGCGGCGCACGGCTATCTGCTGAGCCAGTTCCTCACCCCGCTGGTCAACCGGCGCACCGACAGATGGGGCGGCAGTCTGGAGAACCGGGCGCGGCTGCTGCTGGAGATCGTGCGCGCCATCCGCGCCGCCTGCGGCCCTGCTTTCCCCATCGGGGCAAAGCTGAACTCGTCGGACTTCCAGCAGGGCGGCTTCGACAATGACGAGTGCCTGCAGGTGGTGCAGTGGCTGGAACAGGCCGGCCTGGATCACCTGGAGATCTCCGGCGGCAATTACGAGGAGCCGTCGATGATGGGCTCGAAGACCAGCGAGGGGAAATCGGTGGCCGAGAGCACGGTGAAGCGCGAGGCCTATTTCATGGAATACGCCGAGCAGATCCGCGCGGTGACGAAGCTGCCGCTGATGGTCACCGGTGGCTTCCGCAGCCGCGCCTCGATGGAGCAGGCGCTGGCGTCGGGCGCGCTGGACATGATCGGCCTGGGCCGGCCCATGTGCGTGGAAACCGACGCGCCCGACCGACTGCTGGCCGGGGCCGAGAGCGTCGGCGCCTGGGAGCGGGAGATCCGCCCGCCCAAGGCCGGCATGGGCTGGTTCGCGCTCAACCTGATCCGCCATGGCGACGGGCTCGATCCCGACACGGCCATGACCGGCGAGGAGGCGATCAGGGCCTATGTCGCCAACGAGGAGGCGACGGCGCAGCGCATGGCCCGCCCCGCCGCCTGA